A single window of Macaca mulatta isolate MMU2019108-1 chromosome 9, T2T-MMU8v2.0, whole genome shotgun sequence DNA harbors:
- the DUSP13A gene encoding uncharacterized LOC128932654 (The RefSeq protein has 1 substitution compared to this genomic sequence) has translation MAETSLPELVGEDKATPCPSILELEELLRAGKSSCSRVDEVWPNLFIGDAATANNRFELWKLGITHVLNAAHGGLYCQGGPDFYGSSVSYLGVPAHDLPDFDISAYFSSAADFIHRALNTPGAKVLVHCVVGVSRSATLVLAYLMLHQRLSLRQAVITVRQHRWVFPNRGFLHQLCRLDQQLRGAGQS, from the exons ATGGCTGAGACCTTGCTCCCAGAGCTGGTGGGAGAGGACAAAGCCACGCCTTGCCCCAGCATCCTGGAGCTGGAGGAGCTCCTGAGGGCGGGGAAGTCTTCTTGCAGCCGCGTGGATGAAGTTTGGCCCAACCTTTTCATAGGAGATGC GGCCACAGCAAACAACCGCTTTGAGCTGTGGAAGCTGGGCATCACCCACGTGCTGAACGCCGCCCACGGGGGCCTCTACTGTCAGGGCGGCCCTGACTTCTACGGCAGCAGTGTGAGCTACCTGGGGGTGCCAGCCCACGACCTCCCTGATTTTGACATCAGTGCCTACTTCTCCTCCGCGGCTGACTTCATCCACCGTGCCCTCAACACGCCTGGGG CCAAGGTCCTGGTGCACTGTGTGGTGGGCGTGAGCCGCTCCGCCACGCTAGTCCTGGCCTACCTCATGCTGCACCAGCGGCTGTCCCTGCGCCAGGCGGTGATCACCGTGAGGCAGCACCGATGGGTCTTCCCCAACCGAGGCTTCCTGCACCAGCTCTGCAGGCTGGACCAGCAACTGCGGGGTGCCGGCCAGAGCTGA